In a single window of the Coregonus clupeaformis isolate EN_2021a chromosome 10, ASM2061545v1, whole genome shotgun sequence genome:
- the zgc:66479 gene encoding protein Ycf2, which produces MTKRKSKTAANLNPEHEDNSFLIESHPVSKSRGRVNQVALPCMLFLIVGIGGAAWGWFCLQQQQSIDQLSETFSAMQIRITKFQQQMGLRDTQMRTGGLIEERILALEAAQKQAQQKVEITLATSEQLKSIDLKSQVWALHNEMNTRLAEFQQVAVSSAALQAMIKNKSNDLESVKESVAAISSSNSALAVSVSGLTSMVDNIKSRLDKQVSTVDGLPSQLEGQVTEQRELREFLSLHRVVLHNNHQEVGEIKELLEAWQAKKAWALEQQLQLVTRTLDEQHISSQRLHSHLKKQLEAVHSQLVNGGPLSQEEVDSEAEEASEMAEEEQEVTEEEPAQEEVEEDVTEEAVEQEAEDGVVTEEAVEQDAEEEGVTEEEMEQEAEEEDVTEGAVKQEAEEEEVTEEAVEQEAEEEEMEQEESVKEEVTEEPEEWLVAVESLEDGVTEEQLEEEEEQPKEEPEEEEEEIGEEEEEEQPKEEPEEEEEEIDDDDDFPEDWSPEEQW; this is translated from the exons ATGACTAAGCGCAAATCAAAGACTGCCGCCAACTTAAATCCGGAGCACGAGGACAACTCTTTCTTAATAGAATCCCATCCAGTGTCCAAGTCGCGAGGAAGAGTAAATCAAGTTGCGCTGCCATGCATGTTGTTCCTTATTGTCGGGATTGGAGGGGCCGCCTGGGGCTGGTTTTGCCTGCAACAGCAACAATCCATTGATCAGCTATCAGAAACGTTTAGTGCCATGCAAATAAGAATCACCAAGTTCCAGCAGCAGATGGGGTTGAGAGATACACAG ATGCGCACAGGAGGTCTGATCGAGGAGAGGATACTGGCTTTGGAGGCAGCTCAGAAACAGGCCCAGCAGAAGGTGGAGATTACCCTGGCAACGTCAGAGCAGTTGAAGAGCATCGACCTCAAATCCCAGGTGTGGGCGCTCCACAATGAGATGAACACCAGGCTGGCTGAGTTCCAGCAGGTAGCCGTCTCCTCCGCAGCCCTGCAGGCCATGATAAAGAACAAGAGCAACGACTTGGAGTCGGTCAAGGAGAGCGTGGCGGCCATTTCGAGCTCCAACTCGGCGCTAGCGGTGAGCGTGTCGGGGCTCACCAGCATGGTGGACAACATCAAATCCAGGCtggacaagcaggtgtccacggTGGACGGCTTGCCGTCACAGCTGGAGGGACAGGTCACTGAGCAGAGGGAACTAAGAGAGTTTCTGAGTCTTCACAGGGTAGTGCTACATAACAACCACCAGGAAGTGGGTGAAATCAA gGAGTTGCTGGAGGCATGGCAGGCCAAGAAGGCCTGGGCTCTGGAGCAGCAGCTGCAGTTAGTGACCAGGACCCTGGATGAGCAGCACATCAGCTCCCAGCGCCTGCACTCCCACCTCAAGAAGCAGCTGGAGGCTGTCCACAGCCAG CTGGTGAATGGTGGTCCACTCAGCCAAGAGGAAGTAGACTCAGAGGCTGAAGAGGCCTCGGAAATGGCGGAAGAGGAGCAGGAGGTAACAGAGGAAGAACCTGctcaggaggaggtagaggaggacgTTACTGAGGAGGCAGTGGAACAGGAAGCTGAAGATGGGGTCGTTACTGAGGAGGCAGTGGAACAGGACGCTGAGGAGGAGGGTGTTACTGAGGAAGAGATGGAACAGGAAGCTGAGGAGGAGGACGTTACTGAGGGAGCAGTGAAACAGGAAgctgaggaggaggaagttacTGAGGAAGCAGTGGAACAGGAAGCTGAAGAGGAGGAAATGGAGCAGGAGGAGTCAGTGAAAGAGGAAGTGACCGAAGAGCCAGAAGAATGGCTAGTTGCCGTGGAGTCATTGGAAGACGGTGTCACAGAAGAGcaactggaggaggaggaggaacagccaAAGGAAGagccagaggaagaggaggaggagattggggaggaggaggaggaggagcagccaaAGGAAGagccagaggaagaggaggaggagattgaTGATGACGATGACTTCCCAGAGGACTGGTCTCCTGAGGAGCAATggtag